In a genomic window of Vibrio gigantis:
- a CDS encoding aromatic amino acid transport family protein, with protein MNKSKVFGSTLIIAGTTIGAGMLALPLASAGIGFSTSLFLMLGLWALMAFTALLMVELHQFAESDATLHTLAHTILGTKGKWIASFAVMFLFYALCAAYIAGGGAQFNQRISDIAGIELNGQVTTLLFTLLVAAVVTIGTHSVDKVNRVLFGLKLIAMVLVLSFLAPNITSQYLMSMPLQQGLIVAAIPVVFTSFGFHGSIPSIVRYLDGDVRSLRKVMIIGSALPLVIYIFWQSVTLGVISQEQLLSDTSLGALLVSLSQTVHQSNLSVIVGVFADLALLTSFIGVSLGLFEFMGDSLSKKLGNAKRVKTAAITFLPPLGFALFYPQGFIMALGYAAIALSVLAILLPTVMVYKVRYTDFSVKSHGTEATYQVVGGSKTLFLAGSVGVFIIAIQILISVGLLPSLG; from the coding sequence ATGAATAAATCAAAGGTTTTTGGTAGTACTTTGATCATTGCAGGCACAACCATTGGTGCTGGCATGCTCGCTCTTCCACTTGCTTCTGCAGGTATTGGCTTTTCAACTTCACTTTTCTTAATGCTTGGTTTGTGGGCTTTAATGGCCTTCACTGCTTTATTAATGGTAGAACTTCACCAATTCGCAGAATCTGACGCAACCCTACACACGTTAGCTCACACAATTTTAGGGACAAAAGGAAAGTGGATTGCGAGCTTCGCGGTGATGTTTCTTTTCTACGCTCTGTGTGCGGCATACATAGCTGGCGGCGGTGCACAATTTAACCAACGTATTTCGGATATCGCAGGTATCGAACTTAACGGTCAAGTCACCACGCTTCTATTTACCCTATTAGTTGCCGCCGTAGTGACGATTGGTACCCACAGTGTTGATAAAGTTAACCGAGTTTTGTTTGGCTTAAAGCTAATCGCAATGGTGCTGGTACTCAGCTTCCTCGCTCCAAACATTACATCTCAATACCTAATGAGCATGCCTTTACAGCAAGGTCTGATTGTTGCGGCAATTCCTGTTGTATTTACCTCTTTTGGTTTCCACGGCAGTATTCCATCGATCGTTCGATACTTAGATGGTGACGTTCGTTCTTTACGTAAGGTAATGATCATTGGCTCTGCACTGCCATTAGTCATCTACATTTTCTGGCAGAGCGTGACTTTGGGTGTGATTAGCCAAGAACAATTGTTGTCAGATACAAGCTTGGGCGCACTTTTAGTTTCACTGTCGCAAACCGTTCATCAATCGAACTTGAGTGTGATAGTAGGTGTGTTTGCAGATCTTGCACTTCTTACCTCATTTATTGGCGTAAGCTTAGGCTTATTTGAATTCATGGGCGATTCGCTGAGCAAGAAACTAGGCAATGCAAAACGTGTTAAGACAGCTGCTATCACTTTCTTACCACCTCTCGGCTTTGCTCTATTCTACCCACAGGGCTTCATCATGGCGTTGGGTTATGCTGCGATTGCACTCTCAGTGCTCGCGATCCTTCTACCTACCGTAATGGTATACAAAGTTCGCTACACAGATTTCTCGGTAAAATCTCATGGTACAGAAGCTACTTACCAAGTAGTGGGTGGAAGCAAAACGCTATTTTTAGCAGGTAGTGTGGGCGTATTTATCATTGCGATTCAAATCCTTATATCAGTAGGGTTATTACCGTCTTTGGGCTAG
- a CDS encoding efflux RND transporter permease subunit: MHKITELALKYHRFTQVFLVMLFVIGISTFKNAPSKEDPEILIRSAVVIAQFPGMSPDRIEKFITKPLEREIKQIPEVTEIKSWSRTGVTQITVTVHDKYFDLQPIWDTLRNRMDSMKTSLPDGTQGPFVNDEFGRVYSATIALTGDAFDDQELRKTAEALQDRLSSVQMVSQVELYGVNEERIWINARSGALANEKFQFRQIVSALQARNVVLPGGLIETDTMQIEIEPTGNFNSVDEILDLDLIERESGNTVYLRDLADVERGYENPFNTPVYFNGKRAVVIAASMASGSQSDAFGTEVLDFIETAQAELPLGMNLELATFQPEKVDEAVNSATNNLMQTIGVVLAVVMAFLGVRMGLIIGSIVPLTILLTVIGMSIWGVELQRMSIAAIIISLGLLVDNGIVIAEFIKSKMAEGIDRVEAAVSASKAMAVPLLTSSLTTILAFMPLLLAQDVTGEYLRSLSQVITVALLSSWFLCLFATPVLCVWFMKPISQAEHEHKQRSLSRFHLGYRHLISTILNMRLVTLAVVLSIFAASIYSFKFVTVQFMPGSERNQYLVFVDLPAGTKVEESERVSERLEDWLLDKEQNPNVTSTIRYVGDGGPRFFLALSPIDRAPNRVFMVVNTTDYKAALAMVNKTNRFIIEQLPEASGQAKRMWLGGTELGLVEYQVVGKDISTIQSIAKQIELTLRQVPGTVGVSNDWENNVPKLILDIDQARATRAGVSSRDIATSLDSYLRGKEVTSFRENEDVIPVIVGAEDKEKTIDKLFTKQIVSSTNGEALPLIQFATIKATSEPSIIRRFDLQRTVTVSVKHESLQASELNKLVQPKLSQIDLPPGYHIALGGELKGASKANGALFGYLPQCFAVMILLLLLQFNSIRRPLIILLTIPLSLIGAVSGLLITGAYFTFPAMLGIFSLAGIIINNGIVLIDCIEQNRNNEMSVRDAIIEACTSRLRPIVMTTLTTILGLVPLALSGGEFWYSMSIVMIFGMVVGTVLTLGVVPVLYSLFFREEAREEGNKIGPVLGQVTN; the protein is encoded by the coding sequence ATGCATAAAATTACTGAACTCGCCCTCAAATATCATCGATTTACGCAAGTGTTCTTGGTGATGCTTTTTGTTATCGGCATTAGCACATTTAAGAATGCGCCAAGCAAAGAAGACCCGGAAATTCTAATTCGTAGCGCTGTTGTTATTGCGCAATTCCCGGGTATGTCACCAGACCGTATCGAGAAGTTCATCACTAAGCCCTTAGAGCGAGAAATCAAACAGATCCCCGAAGTAACAGAGATAAAGTCCTGGTCACGCACTGGGGTTACACAGATTACCGTTACCGTTCATGATAAATACTTCGATCTACAGCCTATCTGGGACACACTTCGAAATCGCATGGACAGCATGAAAACTAGTTTGCCAGACGGTACACAAGGTCCTTTTGTTAACGATGAATTTGGCCGCGTTTACTCGGCTACAATTGCGCTAACTGGTGATGCTTTCGATGACCAAGAGCTGAGAAAAACGGCTGAAGCATTACAAGACCGATTGAGCAGTGTTCAAATGGTGTCTCAAGTTGAGCTTTACGGTGTTAATGAAGAGCGCATCTGGATTAACGCACGCAGTGGTGCTTTGGCTAATGAAAAGTTTCAGTTTCGTCAGATCGTATCGGCACTTCAGGCTCGCAATGTCGTATTGCCTGGCGGTCTTATAGAAACCGATACCATGCAAATTGAGATTGAGCCGACCGGAAACTTTAACAGTGTTGATGAGATCCTAGATCTTGATTTGATTGAACGTGAATCCGGAAATACCGTTTACTTGAGAGATTTGGCTGATGTTGAGCGCGGCTATGAAAACCCGTTTAACACACCGGTTTATTTTAACGGTAAGCGTGCGGTTGTGATTGCCGCGTCTATGGCGTCGGGTAGTCAAAGTGATGCATTTGGTACTGAAGTATTAGATTTTATTGAAACTGCCCAAGCGGAGTTGCCGTTAGGTATGAATTTAGAACTCGCAACTTTCCAGCCAGAAAAAGTTGATGAGGCAGTGAATTCTGCCACCAATAACCTGATGCAAACCATCGGTGTCGTATTGGCGGTTGTGATGGCGTTTCTTGGTGTAAGAATGGGATTGATCATTGGTAGCATCGTCCCGCTAACCATACTCCTTACTGTTATTGGGATGTCGATTTGGGGCGTTGAGCTGCAGAGGATGTCTATTGCTGCGATCATCATTTCACTCGGTTTGCTGGTGGATAATGGAATCGTAATTGCTGAGTTTATCAAAAGTAAAATGGCAGAAGGTATCGATCGTGTTGAAGCGGCAGTCTCGGCATCGAAAGCGATGGCGGTTCCGTTGTTAACGTCGTCGCTGACAACGATATTGGCCTTTATGCCACTGTTGTTAGCACAAGATGTCACTGGGGAATATCTACGATCTTTATCGCAGGTCATTACTGTTGCGTTATTGTCTTCGTGGTTTCTGTGTTTATTCGCCACGCCAGTTCTGTGTGTTTGGTTCATGAAACCAATCAGCCAAGCGGAACATGAACATAAGCAGCGATCACTTTCTCGTTTTCATCTTGGTTACCGACACCTTATCAGTACTATTTTAAACATGCGCTTAGTCACTTTGGCGGTAGTGCTGAGTATCTTTGCTGCATCGATTTATAGCTTCAAGTTCGTCACGGTACAGTTCATGCCGGGCTCAGAGCGAAATCAGTATCTTGTGTTTGTTGATCTCCCTGCCGGCACTAAAGTTGAAGAGTCTGAAAGGGTGTCTGAGCGACTTGAAGATTGGTTGTTGGATAAAGAGCAAAACCCGAACGTCACCAGTACTATTCGATATGTAGGAGACGGTGGGCCGCGCTTTTTCTTAGCACTTTCACCTATTGATCGAGCGCCAAATCGCGTTTTTATGGTTGTTAACACAACAGACTACAAAGCCGCGTTGGCAATGGTTAATAAAACCAATCGATTTATTATCGAACAGTTGCCAGAAGCGAGTGGGCAAGCCAAACGAATGTGGTTAGGGGGAACCGAGTTGGGTTTGGTTGAGTACCAAGTGGTGGGTAAAGACATATCGACTATCCAGAGCATTGCCAAACAGATTGAATTAACCCTACGACAAGTACCCGGCACCGTTGGTGTCTCGAATGATTGGGAAAACAACGTCCCTAAACTTATCCTCGATATAGATCAAGCAAGGGCTACTCGCGCTGGCGTGAGTAGTCGAGACATAGCGACCAGTTTAGACAGCTACTTGCGTGGTAAAGAGGTCACCAGTTTTCGAGAAAATGAAGATGTGATTCCAGTTATCGTTGGTGCAGAAGACAAAGAGAAAACAATCGATAAGCTCTTTACTAAACAGATCGTGTCTTCAACTAATGGTGAGGCTTTACCGCTTATTCAATTTGCCACTATCAAAGCAACCAGCGAGCCTTCAATCATTCGTCGTTTTGATTTACAAAGAACGGTGACTGTTAGCGTGAAGCACGAAAGTCTACAAGCGAGTGAGCTTAACAAGCTGGTTCAACCTAAGCTTTCCCAAATAGATCTTCCACCGGGCTACCATATAGCGCTAGGTGGTGAACTTAAGGGCGCAAGCAAAGCTAATGGTGCCTTGTTTGGGTATTTGCCGCAGTGTTTTGCTGTGATGATTCTTCTGTTGCTGCTTCAATTCAACTCGATTCGTCGACCGTTAATTATTTTGCTGACGATTCCTTTGTCTTTGATTGGTGCGGTGTCTGGTTTATTGATTACGGGCGCGTATTTCACGTTTCCCGCAATGCTTGGTATTTTTAGCTTAGCGGGGATCATTATTAACAACGGAATTGTGCTGATTGATTGCATTGAACAAAATCGTAATAACGAGATGAGTGTACGTGACGCTATTATTGAAGCTTGTACGAGTCGTTTAAGACCTATTGTGATGACTACACTAACCACCATACTTGGACTAGTCCCGTTAGCGCTTTCTGGCGGTGAGTTTTGGTATTCAATGTCGATTGTGATGATCTTTGGCATGGTGGTCGGGACCGTACTGACGCTCGGTGTCGTGCCTGTGCTTTATAGCTTGTTCTTTCGAGAGGAAGCGCGAGAAGAAGGGAACAAAATTGGACCAGTATTGGGGCAAGTCACTAACTAG
- a CDS encoding methyl-accepting chemotaxis protein: MKEVQFRTIDKLFIKMSINDKIWVIFLIFFAAVASLAGLNYVNKMEQIEVSVKQQVEYQLKGILSASDSPASVRSVSQQTRPQQTTITSNGSVTATALAQDGNYYSLTVSTSDLQNQKQQALYTLLLSFLWCVPFGLFCYWVATFLGGALWVLYSTTQKIGDGDLTSRLGFHPGRDEFGTIGCALDRSMDTLSELVNNVNHSAATLSETSASFETEMKRSETQIMSQNASLDSVATAMDQMTASANEVSNISARSTEQTEQDAQQINDSHAKVQQAISEITTLSSLIEQTSSSVTSLNVNTSQINEVITTINAISEQTNLLALNAAIEAARAGEQGRGFAVVADEVRTLASRTQSATVEIQAMIERLQQESQNIAKITEQTVDQAQTSSQLISNIGHDVNSIADSAQALMDMSIQIATSADEQSNVANTIAAELNDIRSQSDVIKDVAQNSSNGVSKLTEASVSLSKTLARYRT; this comes from the coding sequence ATGAAAGAAGTACAATTTCGAACGATAGACAAACTGTTTATTAAAATGTCTATCAACGACAAGATTTGGGTCATTTTCTTAATCTTTTTTGCCGCAGTGGCGAGCCTAGCTGGGCTCAACTACGTCAACAAAATGGAACAAATTGAAGTAAGTGTAAAACAGCAAGTTGAATATCAACTCAAAGGCATTTTGTCAGCGTCAGATTCCCCAGCCTCTGTTCGTTCTGTTAGCCAACAAACTCGCCCTCAACAAACCACGATTACAAGCAATGGTTCGGTGACAGCAACAGCCCTTGCACAGGATGGTAACTACTACTCACTTACCGTTTCAACTAGCGATTTACAGAATCAAAAGCAGCAAGCACTGTACACTTTGTTACTTAGCTTTTTGTGGTGCGTGCCTTTTGGTCTTTTCTGTTACTGGGTCGCGACTTTCTTAGGCGGTGCACTTTGGGTTCTTTACTCAACGACTCAGAAGATTGGTGATGGTGACTTAACATCACGCCTTGGCTTCCACCCAGGTCGTGACGAGTTTGGCACGATTGGTTGTGCTCTTGACCGTTCAATGGACACGCTCAGTGAGTTAGTCAACAACGTAAACCACAGTGCAGCAACCCTAAGTGAAACGTCAGCTTCTTTCGAAACAGAGATGAAGCGCAGCGAAACACAAATTATGAGCCAGAATGCGTCTCTCGACTCGGTTGCTACAGCAATGGATCAGATGACGGCTTCAGCAAATGAGGTCTCAAACATCTCTGCACGTTCAACAGAACAAACAGAACAAGACGCACAGCAAATCAACGATAGCCACGCAAAGGTTCAACAAGCAATCTCAGAAATCACCACCCTCTCTTCTTTGATTGAACAAACCTCTTCTTCTGTTACGAGCTTGAATGTAAACACAAGCCAAATTAATGAAGTGATCACGACAATCAATGCTATCTCAGAGCAAACCAACCTACTTGCACTGAATGCAGCGATCGAAGCGGCGCGGGCTGGCGAACAAGGTCGTGGTTTCGCTGTTGTTGCAGATGAAGTGAGAACACTGGCAAGTCGTACTCAGTCGGCAACGGTAGAAATCCAAGCGATGATTGAGCGTTTACAGCAAGAGAGCCAAAATATCGCAAAAATCACCGAGCAAACTGTCGATCAAGCGCAAACCAGTAGCCAACTGATTTCTAACATTGGTCACGACGTAAACTCGATTGCAGATTCAGCTCAAGCACTAATGGACATGAGCATTCAAATCGCAACATCAGCCGATGAACAAAGTAACGTAGCCAATACGATTGCAGCAGAGCTCAATGACATCCGAAGCCAATCTGATGTGATTAAAGATGTCGCTCAGAACTCGTCAAATGGCGTATCTAAGCTAACAGAAGCGTCGGTTTCTCTATCTAAGACATTGGCACGATACCGTACTTAA
- a CDS encoding acyl carrier protein phosphodiesterase — MNFLAHLHIAQHCNSNLAGNLLGDFVKGDPNKYYSESLCDGIRLHRFVDSYTDRHDLSRSAKLLFSDQTRRFAPIALDVFWDHCLANHWALFSQQTLEHFCFDSHQQIFEHQEPHWPENFITVHQKMAEHRWLESYQDMSSIEVVLQRMALRRPKLGMLKACYDDLERHYDTLQCHFIELYPNVLKEAKQFNALQMKKNQKER; from the coding sequence ATGAACTTTCTCGCACATCTTCATATCGCTCAGCATTGTAACAGCAACTTAGCAGGCAACCTGTTAGGTGACTTCGTTAAAGGCGACCCAAATAAATATTACTCAGAGTCACTTTGTGACGGAATTAGGCTTCATCGATTCGTTGATAGTTATACTGACCGTCATGATCTATCTCGCTCTGCAAAATTGCTTTTCTCAGACCAAACACGACGTTTTGCGCCCATCGCACTCGATGTATTCTGGGATCACTGTTTAGCCAATCATTGGGCTCTGTTCTCGCAGCAGACATTAGAGCATTTTTGTTTCGATAGCCATCAACAGATCTTTGAACATCAAGAGCCTCATTGGCCTGAGAATTTCATTACTGTCCATCAGAAAATGGCAGAACATAGATGGTTAGAAAGCTATCAAGACATGTCATCTATAGAGGTGGTATTGCAGCGAATGGCTCTGAGAAGGCCTAAGCTAGGTATGCTCAAGGCATGTTACGATGACCTCGAACGTCACTATGATACGTTGCAGTGTCACTTTATTGAGCTTTATCCCAACGTTTTAAAAGAAGCGAAGCAGTTTAATGCGCTTCAAATGAAGAAAAATCAAAAGGAAAGGTAA